AGAAGACCCCGCCGAACCAGCCACGACAAACACCCCGCAAAACGGTGGTTCCGGAGACGTCCAAGACCGATCTCGACGGCGCCTTGCAGCACATGGCCCTGGCGGATCTCCTGCAGTTTCTCGCACAGGGAGGCCAATCGGGGATCCTCACGATCTCTTCGGGAAGGCGCGCTGGAACCATCCGCCTGGTGCAGGGATTGGTCACCGACGCCGAATTCCGTCGGGAACGGGATCTGTCCGCCTTGTTCAAGCTGCTCTCGCTGGAAATCGGCGATTTCCATTTCCGGTTCGAGCCTCCGCCACCGGAACACGTCCGCGGTCGCGAGGTCGTGGACATCCTCATGCTCTGGCTTTCCGCAAAGGACGATCCAAGATGAACGCCTCGGGATCCTCGCCATTGCCCTACCATCGCACTCGCCGCGACCACCAGTTGCGGCTGTTCTTTTCCGCCGTGCAAAGGCCAGGCGCCGGGAAGCCGGGCTGGCTTCGCAACAACCACCCCCAAAGACCGGAGATCCTCAAGCTCCTGGCCGAGGCACTTCATCATGCGGGCGAGGTGCTGAGACATCGGACACTGGAATGGCCCGACTCCACCCCCGACGATGTGGATCGGCGCATGTTCGAGTTCTTGCAGGAATCGCAAGCCTGGTTCTCCCTGCTGGAAAGCCTTCTGAACGAAGGCGACGATCCCCGCAACGCACTCCAGCCTCTGATCGAATCCCGACTGCGGCTGGGTCTGCAGATTTTCCATTCCAGCCGCCACATCCCCTCCCAAATGCAGTCGACCTGATCCAGGGTCCCTCCCGGCGGACTTTCCGGCGGGCACCCCGGATCCTGGAGCGAGCTTCAGGGAATCTGACTCGAAGAGATTGGATCCGCTCCCTGCAGGGTGCATTTTTGCTCTGACGAGGGAGACCAGATGATTCCGACCACAAAGCAGCTCGATGCGCTGTCCAAACAGGGTTTCAATATGATCCCTGTCTGGACCGAACGCCTCGCGGACACGGAAACCCCCGTCTCCGCCTACCTCAAACTCACCGCCGAGTCCGCTCCGGAACACTCTTTCCTGTTGGAATCCGTGGAAGGCGGCGAGACGGTCGCCCGGTACTCCTTCCTGGGACGCGACCCATCGCTCGTGTTCAAAAGCCGCGGCGAAGACTGGAACGTTGTTTCCGACACCACGCGCCAGGGAGTCGGCGAGCCCCTGACGGAGCTGCGTCGCCTCATGGCCGCCTGCAAGGTCCACCAGCCGGAAGGCCTTCCCTCTCTGGCCGCCGCCGTCGGGTTCGCCGCCTACGACAGCATCCGCCTGGTGGAGCGACTCCCCGACTCCTGCACAAACGATCTGGGCATGGACGATCTCCATTTCGGCTTCTACGACGCCGGCGTGGTGTTCGACAACCGCCGTCACCGTATTTTGGTGTGGAGCTTCGCCGACATGCGGGTGGATTCCGCAGACCTGGCCCTGGAAAAGGCCATGCAACGCATCTCCCAGTTGGAAGCCCAATTGGATGCGCCGCTTCGTTCCACACGGTTGGACGTGGTCTCCGAGCCATCGTCGGTCACCTCCAACTTCACGCGCGAAGATTTCTTGGCCGCCGTGGGGCGCTGCAAGGAATACATCCGCTCCGGCGACGCTTTCCAGATCGTTCTCTCCCAACGGCTCACCTGCAAACCGGGCTGCTCCGCGCTGGACATCTACCGAATGCTGCGCGGCATCAACCCCAGTCCGTACATGTTCTACCTCAAGTTCGGCGACACGGAAGTGGCCGGCGCGAGCCCGGAGCTTCTGGTGCGGGTCAACGACGGGGAGGTCAAAGTCCGCCCGATCGCCGGCACGCGGCCTCGCGGCAAGACTCCGCAACGCGATCTGGAGCTGGAAAAGGAACTGTTGGCCGATCCCAAGGAGCTGGCAGAACACCTCATGCTGGTGGATCTGGGCAGAAACGACGTGGGACGAGTCAGCGAGTACGGGACCGTCTCC
This DNA window, taken from Fibrobacterota bacterium, encodes the following:
- a CDS encoding DUF4388 domain-containing protein — encoded protein: MNATVLAISIGIALVLVVGIPALALMRWPKKTPPNQPRQTPRKTVVPETSKTDLDGALQHMALADLLQFLAQGGQSGILTISSGRRAGTIRLVQGLVTDAEFRRERDLSALFKLLSLEIGDFHFRFEPPPPEHVRGREVVDILMLWLSAKDDPR
- the trpE gene encoding anthranilate synthase component I: MIPTTKQLDALSKQGFNMIPVWTERLADTETPVSAYLKLTAESAPEHSFLLESVEGGETVARYSFLGRDPSLVFKSRGEDWNVVSDTTRQGVGEPLTELRRLMAACKVHQPEGLPSLAAAVGFAAYDSIRLVERLPDSCTNDLGMDDLHFGFYDAGVVFDNRRHRILVWSFADMRVDSADLALEKAMQRISQLEAQLDAPLRSTRLDVVSEPSSVTSNFTREDFLAAVGRCKEYIRSGDAFQIVLSQRLTCKPGCSALDIYRMLRGINPSPYMFYLKFGDTEVAGASPELLVRVNDGEVKVRPIAGTRPRGKTPQRDLELEKELLADPKELAEHLMLVDLGRNDVGRVSEYGTVSPKDLFVVERYSHVMHIVSSVTGKLKAGCDALDALISGFPAGTLSGAPKIRAMEIIDELEPTRRGLYGGAVCYLDLAGNLESCIVIRTVVVRDGLAHVQAGAGIVHDSDPAAEFDETLHKASAVVQAIRAAHRAHGELGAIGGSIAEEL